ACGGCTGTGTTGACCGCGCTATCAATCGTGGTTGTTTCAATGCGCGTCTACGCACGAGCTGCATTAATCAAGATGATGGGTCGGGAGGACTGGACCATTGTGATTTCACTAGTGAGTCTCGTCTGAAATATTGGAAGATACTGGACACACGTTGACGAAGGAGTGATTCAAGGCTTTTGCTATTATCTATCTCGGGTTTGTTGCTGGTGGTAAGTCCTTTCGAATCCCTGGGGAAGTCTATGAGAATGTTCTGACTGTATGACAGAGGTGCACTTTGGTCTCGGAGCACATTCTGCGAAATTATCAGATCAAGAATTGATGAACCAGCTGAAGGTACGATTAAACGACAAACCTGTACCCGTTTCTATGGGGTGTAAGCTCACTGATGCAGATGCTCTGGGTTGCCATTCCCATGTACAACGCCAGTCTGGCCTGCACCAAGTTCTCCATCCTCTTCCAATACCTCCGCATCTTCCCCCGTCGACCGTTCCGTATTTCCTGCTATATCGTCATGAGCATCGTCGCATTATACTCGACCTGGGCCTTTATCACCGGTTTCCTCACCTGCGTCCCGGTTGCCAAGTTCTGGGACCGGACGGTGAAGGGTTACTGTTTCAACTTTGAGGCGCTGTGGTTCTTCAACGCCGCGATGAACATTGCAACAGACTTTACTTTGCTTATCATGCCGATGCCGCTTCTTTCACAGCTTCAACTGCCACGGACGCAGAAGATTGCGCTatgtggtgtttttgcaATCGGTGGTTTGGTTGTGATTACCAGTGCCCTCCGTCTCTCCAGTTTACATACTGTTGCAAGGGACCCTGATACATCTTGTAAGTCCGCCTACGACAAACACCCACAAAAAACATACTAACCCCTCCCCAAAGACAGCAACGTCGCCGCTGCCTACTGGACCGCCGCAGAATGCAACGTCGCCATCATCTGCGCCTCGCTTCCCTTCCTCCGCCCCGTAATCAGCTGCATCTTCCCCAAGCTCATGCCAACAAACAGCTACCGTCGCCATCAAACCGGCTTCAACACAACAAACCGCTCTCGTCTTCAAACAGAGCTTTACTCACAACAGCGCGATTACGACATGTACACGATTGATGTCAAGTCGGATGCTGTACCTCGTGATCCGTTTAGGGGCATTGAGGTCACGACCGAAATGATTCAAGAGACGGGGAAGCCGAGTATGAGTAAAAGTGGTATCGAGTCGACGAATACTAGCCAACGGGAGTTGGTTATGGGTGCATGAGTTATGTGAGGATGGTTTATGCTTTCATTACtaatttttcttttgtttaaTTGTTCGGATACCCAATATTATCGGatgtttcctttttttcGGCTCGACGGATGTATATATACTTGCCAAATAtatgaatcatggtctatcttACAAGGAACATTCTATAGACCCCTGGGTAGGGTTCATTGGTGGGCGAGACTGATTTCTATGGTCGTACAAACCTAGGTAGACTATTTATCATCTCTATGCGCCCCCTTCAAATCCTTACAAAACAACCATCTCGTTCTAGAATCATACCCCTTCTGTTTCCAATCATTAATTTTCTCCGGATAAAA
This region of Aspergillus chevalieri M1 DNA, chromosome 4, nearly complete sequence genomic DNA includes:
- a CDS encoding PTH11-like integral membrane protein (COG:S;~EggNog:ENOG410PKP8;~TransMembrane:6 (i7-29o49-73i85-111o127-150i162-182o202-221i);~antiSMASH:Cluster_4.7) codes for the protein MMGREDWTIVISLAFAIIYLGFVAGEVHFGLGAHSAKLSDQELMNQLKMLWVAIPMYNASLACTKFSILFQYLRIFPRRPFRISCYIVMSIVALYSTWAFITGFLTCVPVAKFWDRTVKGYCFNFEALWFFNAAMNIATDFTLLIMPMPLLSQLQLPRTQKIALCGVFAIGGLVVITSALRLSSLHTVARDPDTSYSNVAAAYWTAAECNVAIICASLPFLRPVISCIFPKLMPTNSYRRHQTGFNTTNRSRLQTELYSQQRDYDMYTIDVKSDAVPRDPFRGIEVTTEMIQETGKPSMSKSGIESTNTSQRELVMGA